Genomic window (Sebastes umbrosus isolate fSebUmb1 chromosome 21, fSebUmb1.pri, whole genome shotgun sequence):
TTGCCCAGGTTCAGATAAataacaacatgaaacatgatacGTTCACGGAGCTCCCTGTATCACTAgtcctcttctctctcatctGTATTGACGTTGTGGAGAGGATACGCTACTGCAGACTGACCGGCCAGGGTGAGCGCTGCTCTCTCAACACATTACACAAATCCCTCACCGAGTGCTTTAGATCCTGAACTTTCCCCTGCCTACTTCTATAGTGACACCTGTCTGGCTTTACTTTAGCTAACAGTTCTTTATTTGATTCATCCAGAacaatttgaacattttattcttTGGCTCTGTGCCCGCAGTTGAAAAGTATTGGTGCAACAGAGGAAGCGAGCAGGGCATTGGTTAGCCACTTCTTGTAACACAGTGCTGAACGGGCAAAAACTTGACCAATGTTTTTCTAAAGGGAGGCATTGACATGTTCATGTGGTATTCATTGGAAAAACACAATCCTTTTGAGAATTTTTAATGCTGGACGTCATGAAGTTTTGGCTTCAACTACACAGCAGAGTAATGGttgcatttttatttctaatatctGGTGTCGCCATGTTGTGTCTCTATTATACTgatttctcaaaatgtctttttgcaCAACTTTGGCCAAAATAGGGCTGCataatatgacgatatatatcgtcaaaatgatataaaaatgtctatcttatatatttttatatattgtttctatcgcgACATATACGCTAGGccagtatttatttaatttttctctagaatttcacttaaaactgttatgttagTTTTGCACTTaagtttttaaaatgagaaaatactcattacttttcatttgtatacaaaaataggctttaccgtgtggttatttcatatagactatttatttattgaattaccagaaaacatgctatatcatgatatatatcgttaggtcaattcatatcttgataacaatatatatcatgatatatatattcCGATATACAGGTGCAGCTCAAAAAATTTGAATATTGCGAAAAAGTTCAATATTCTTCGTCTGTTATTTAAGAAAGTGAAAATTGAATATATTCTAAACTCATTGCACACAAACTAAAATGTTTCaagcatgttttcattttaatttccataattacagcctacagctcaaaaaagaaagaaaaaggtatctcaaaatattagaatatttcacAAGATCAATCAAAAAAAGGATTTACAATACAGAAATGTCCAACTTCTGAAAAGTATGTGCATTTATTCACTCAATACTTGATATCGAGtgaataaatgcacaaataacTGCATCATTGCGACGTGGCATGGAGGCGACCATCCTGTGGCACTGCTGAGGTGTTATTGAAGCCCAGGTTGCTTTGATAGCGGTCTTCAGCTTATCTGTATTGTTGGATGAAGTTTttctcatcttcctcttgaCAATACCCCGTAGATTCTCGATGGGGTTCAGGTCAGGCGAGTTGGCTGGCCAATCAAGCACAGTAATATCATGGTCAATAAACCAGTTAGCAGTAGTTTTGGCACTGTGGACAGGTGCTAAGTCCTGCTGGAATAGGAAATCGGCATCTCCATAAAGCTCGTCAGCAGACGGAAGCATGAAGTTCTCTAAAATTTCCTGGTAAACGGCTACGTTGACTTTGGACTTGATAAAATACAGTGGACCAACACCAGCAGATGACATGGCACCCCAAATCATCACCGACTGTGGAAAGTTCACACTGGACTTCAAGAAACTTGGATTCTGTACATCTCCACTCTGCCTCCAGACTCTGGGACCTTGATTtccaaatgaaatgcaaaatttACTTTCATCTGAAAAGAGGACTTTGGACCACTGAGCAATGGTccagttcttcttctccttAGCCCAGGTAAGATGCTTCTGACGTTTTTCTGGTTCAGGAGTGGCTTGATACTAGGAATGCGACAGTTGTAGCCCGTTTCCTGTAGACGTCTGTGAGTAGTGGCTCTTGATGCTCTGACTCCAGCATCAGTTCACTCCTTGTGAAGCTCTCCCAACTTCTTGAATCGGCTTTGCTTGACAATCTTCTCGAGGCTGCGGTCCTCCCTGTAGCTTGTGCACCTTTTCCTACCACACTTTTCCCTTCCAGTCAACTTTCCGTGAACATGCTTCGATACAGCACTCTGCGAATAGCCAGCCATTTCAGCGATGACCTTCTGTGGCTGACCCTCCTTGTGGAGGGTGTCAATGATCGTCTTCTGGACAACTGTCCAGTCAGCAGCCTTCCCCATGATTGTGGTTGCGTGTACTGAAGTAGACCGAGAGATACACGGTATTTGTTCTGTATGAATAGTAATTTACTCAAACTCGAAATTAGATATTCTAATATTATGAGatacctttttctttcttttttgagcTGTAGGCTGTAAATAtcgaaattaaaatgaaaaaaaatgcttgaaactTTTAGTTTGCATGTAATGAGTCTAGAATATATTAAATTTTCACTTTCTTAAATAACTGACGAAGAATATTTAACTTTTTCACGATATTCTAATTTTTTGAGCTGCACCTGTACATAACGATATAcatcatgatatatatcgtaTGAACACCACATGAAGATAAGCAGCATAAGCAAATGTAGTTCTTATATTTGCTTTACTCTGTATAATCTTGACTTTTCTCTCCCCAGCTAATGACATGGAGAGAGATGCTGACATCCCCTCCACTGTCCTCACACATGTGGAACaggtaacaccagtaacacctaTCAGTCCAGCTGTGCCGGGGCCAGCTGTGCCTGGGCAAGCTGGACCAACTCCCATGCAACCAGGAGGAAGCCAGCATAATGAcaggaaccagaaccagaacggACCAGGGGCTCGACCAGAGACCAACGGGACAGTCCCGGGGATACCGGGTAATCCTGGGAGACCGTTTAGCATCTCTGGGTTGAGCTCACGATCAGCGAGCAACACAGCGTACCACTTATCTCCGTACGCCTACACGGGTCCACTGAGGTTCCTGTGTGCCAGTGACGCACGAGCTGACGTGTTTGTGGACAGCTTTATATTCTGGATGGACACAGTGGAGATGGTGCGGGTGGCAGGACATCCCCTTGTCTATTACTCAGGCTGGGTGTTCCCCATCTACATCTTCAGCTACCTGTCGTGCCTGCGTGTGGTGGTCATGCCCCACAGCCCCCTGCTTTCCTCGCTAGGAGTGGCCGTGCAAGACTTCCCCTTCTTCTTTGTGCGTGTCGGCCTCATTGCCTTCTTCGGCTTCGTCACACCGATCCTCTATCTGATGAAGAACCTGCTGGTCTGCCTGGCCTTCGTCTATTTCAACTTCATGACCAGGCTGAGGGTCTTCAACACAGAGAGGATGTTCTTTTGAGACCAGCACGTCAAGCAAAGacattaaaacatacagtaggagcaacagagtggtgcaggaatgagtcctaaaacccagaaatgagttagcattttagcacttctggttccctcgtctggacatcaatgttttttttgaatgttttttttagttagatgcctgaaataaggtctgtggttaactcaagctgaagagattttaacgttttgttctacgacataaaatacatgcctccgaagcttcggtgagaaatatttaaatgtattcgaAGCTTCGAGGCGTGGcgcagcgcagcaggctgatatgttcttctgtctgtccgtctccatctccctaactaataataattcatgttgaatatcaataatgaatgatgttgtgggattattccttatttcatgggctattttaggatttatacattattattggatacttgtacagtatataaaaaaaacaaagcattcaaatattgatatggaggttgattaccatggcaatggtcgtagctccgaagcattcgggtcagcttagatcgtggtgtagtttgtttatagcccaacgttagctttttatttctggcgattgcatttacgcttcaaatatgataaagtggtgttcatttgtgaagattatcttacagaacaaaacttgtcagtatcataaacatttgtttgccacacagagtttattttctgcaataatccaaaacccaatggaaaaatcccattggctttttgtcgagggaaccacggcgatgctaacttccgggttggcatacaaaaatacgtcatccctgcagcgctctataGGTTGGTACAATCAGGATGCTAGGATTCAGGAGGTGGTTGTTCCAGTTCTTAGGAAGAACTTTAGGCACAATTTAAGTAATAGTATGAATTTGCGACATTTTGTTAAAATGCATGATGGTACTTTTCACAGGCCAAAAGGGAGCTCTTAGGCAATGTTTTCCCATAAAGGACATTATGTGTCAAATGACTGTTGTTATGTATTATTTACCTTTCatgttcaaacattttttttacccctCAAAACCCCTCACCCTCACCAAGCATGGCACTTTGGGAATGTACCTGTCATATATGTTATTTGAGAGTTTATAGCAGATTTTTTTTCGACCATCATAAAGTGCAGTGATCATGTAAAAGCTTAAATCCATGTTGTTTATATTAGGTTTTTCTTTGCCAAGTTATattcacaaaagaaaaacaaagtgtgagTTTGTATCAttgatacatatatattttttggtaaGATTAATAAAGAAAATCATTCAAATATACATTTCAAGTTTCAGTAGTGTGATTTATCATGTatgcagaatgtttttgacCTTCATTCAAACGTTTTATACTGAAATTTATCGCATTTCTTTCCAATCACTGTCCAAGAGACCAGGTTTACTGTCATTATTCTGCAAAACATTCTCATCACGTCTTTACTTTAGCTAACAGTTCTTTATTTGATACATCCAGAACGATTTGAACTTCTTATTCTTTGGCTCTCAGCCCACAGTTGAAAAGTATTGGTacaagagaggaaatgagaaggGCATCGGTTAGCCATTTCTTGTAACACAGTGCTGAATGGGCAAAACTAAAGAGAGGAATTGACGTGTATCGCCGTTCATGTGGTATTCATTGGAAAAACCCATCCTTTTGAGAATTTTGAATGTCAGCTGTGTCATGAAGTTTTGGCTCCAACTACACTGCAGATTAATggttgcatttttatttataatatctGGTGGCGCAATGTTGTGTTTCTATTATACTgatttctcaaaatgtctttttgcTTAACTTTTGTCAAAATAGTCTGGGCGATATGACGATACATATtgtcaaaatgatataaaaatggcTATTGTATatgtttttctatattgtttctatcaaTATACGCTAggccagtatttatttctttttttctctttaatttcacttaaaactgctaTGTACATTTcacactcaagttcttaaaatgaggaaatactcagtacttttcatttctaaacaaaaataggcttttccatgtggttatttcatatagactatttatttattgaattaccagaaaacatgctatatcatgatatatatcgtaATCAATATAGGTCaattcatatctcgataacgatatatatcatgatatatattccAGTATACATAAAAATATACCGTATATCATGATATGAATTGAATGAATGATATGAATTGACCTACTGTATATCGTGATGGAAGATTTTGGCCGTATCGCCCAACCCTAGGCCAAAACagtattcaaaataaaatcatgctGAACATTATGATTCTTGTCATGTTTggttcattttcaaaaaaacaaCCGTATGAACACCACATGAAGATAAGCAGCATAAGCAAATGTAGTTCTTATATTTGCTCTACTCCCCTCCACTGTCCTCACACATGTGGAACAGGTGACACCAGTAACACCTATCAGTCCAGCTGTGCCCGGGCAAGCTGGACCGACTCCCATGCCACTGAGAGGAAGCCAACTCAATGACAGGAACCAGAACGGAGCAGGGGCTCGACCAGAGACCAACGGGACAGTCCCGGGGATACCGGGTGATCCTGGGAGACCGTTTAGCATCTCTGGGTTGAGCTCACGATCAGCGAGCACCACAGCGTACCGCATATCTCCGTACGCCTTTGTGCCAGCGAACCACGAGCGGACGTGTTTGTGCACAGCTTGTAGTGTTAGATTCTCCTACATCGTTGTGTTTAACTCATTGTCCATTTAAAGGACAGGTATTTCACAGATACTTGTCTGCATCCCATTTGTCTGCACCATTGGGCATCCCTGCAGACAGTATTAGGCCACAGTGGTCAGATCTCCACTCACTTCCCCCTATAGGAAGCAGgatttcctcctgtcctctctttcTACTGACTTGTATCATCACTGCACTCCTCACCCGAAGCCCCCGCGGACCTCCTGGGGGCTACTATCCCACGAAAACTCTCACATCAGCAAAGTGCTTCAAACCTCATTTAATCCTTATTCACTCTGGCTCAGTTATTGTGAAACTGGCACATTCCTGATCAGATGTGAATCTTCTGAAACTTCTTCAAAGCCCGTCTTGCTGAATGACATCTGCTCTCGGGCACAGATTTAGCACAGACTGAAGGGCTATTTATAATAGATCAAAAAACTCAGATAAAGGCAATATATTGAACTTTAGAAAAGCCTGCTTGCATAAATTAATTCCCAAAATCCATCATCCGCTTATACTTTTTCctttgatttattaaaaatagatttattgTCCTATCCTGACACTGAGTTATCTTGAAGCTATCATGGGTGACGTTCTGTTTCTTGTTGAATAGTGAGATGAGATTGCTCGCTTCCgacttccttcctctcctcttccaaaaaaaaaattctgtggAAATACGTGGAAATTGCTGTCGCTTGACCAAGCTTAGCTACCCATGTGACAGGATACCCATCACTGTGATTAAGAGGGGAAAACCATGTCTCTGTGTCATTGTTGCTCCATGTCACACACCTTAGCACACACCAGATCCCTTCTCTCATGACTGGAAAACTCTCCTACAACCTCACCCACCACTAAGGATAATGTTACCCTGTTCAAATGTTGCGCTGGTCCTCTGTCTCCTGCAAGTCCTCTGCATCACTGCAGACATAGGTATGTACTCCTGACACAATTTCTGTCTATTCAATGTGGCTGTGAGTTTGAGTAATCGGATTGTAAATTCATTTTCTGAAGCTGTTCTGTTCTGCTCCAGACAGTGGCTCCTTCCTGATCTTCAACGAGGACCACAACAAGTGCATAAGGGTGGAGAGTGCCACCTCCATGACGGTGGCCCCCTGCAATCCTCATGCCAAAGAGCAGCAGTTTCGCTGGGCCTCCGAATCGCGCATCCTCAGCCTGTCCCTCAAGCTCTGTCTGGGGGCCACAGAGATTAAAGACTGGGTGAAGGTCCTCCTCTTTGAATGCGATGAGAGTAGTGACCTCCAGCATTGGCAGTGCAAGAATGAAACCCTCTTTGGCCTAAAAGACCAGGACCTGCACTTAAACTGGGGCAACTTCCATGAGAGGAACATAATGATCTACAAAGGCTCAGGGTCATGGAGTCGTTGGAGGATATTTGGCACCCGGGGCGACCTTTGTTCAAAGGGGTATCAAGGTAGGAATTGTGGGGACACAATTGATTCTAATAAAGACAAAGCCTCAATAGTGTTTACTGTAGAGTCTAATCTTAAGAAAGACTGGAAGGGTGTTTCAGAAAGTCCTGCAAAAGTGTTTGTTGTGCAGAATCTTCCCATGCTGGAAATTGTTGTcagacatttaatttttcaagttaggacaaaaataaatgtttgacaAGCAATACTATATTCATCAAATTGTGATTTCTACTATGTAGACACAGTAATCCATGGCTGTAGATTAGatgtcatttaaaatgtaaagaatCTGTTAAAGTGATGGACGTGCTATTTGACAACTTTTTTGACCTTTTTAAGTTAATAATTGATCTTGATGTGATCAAGATTCTGTTTGTCTTGTAATTTATTctgcaccaaaaaaaaacataatcagaTCAGACCGCAGTTTACTAAAAGAGCAAGTTGTGGTCCTGATGCCATtcttgtagtcaagaccacctaaactgAGACCAAAtcaccaagaccagagtgtattgagacagagacaagaccaagactttgaggggtgGAGACCGAGTCtagaccaagaccagaccagtgcgaGCGACTCCCACActgcaagacaaaaaaaatccagagagacagagacacgaCCGAGTAAACATGCGGTTGATTCCTAGACAAGACCGAGACCTTCAAAAAGACCGATCTTGAGTACTGCAACACTGCCTGATGCTTATTTTGCATAGTTGTGGAAAACCCTATACACTTTATTCTTCTAAGTTTGGACATAGTTATTGACCAGGAGATACGTTAAAATGAAGTAAAGGCATCAGCAGAAGTACAGCATTAAAGTGAGTGTTTAAGGCCGACTACCCATTTAATAAGGATTCAAGCACATTATTATATCCAGAATTATCCAGAATGCCACAATCGGCAATGTGTCGCAAATATCAAGCATGTTTGTTACAAGGGGACTCCACAGGACTTATCGGAGCAGCAATGAGATCCTGCAAAACCTATTGGTAAAACTAATTTATGTTACTGATTAGAAATACATCGTAAATGGTATACTAGCCATTAGCATATCAGCATAAAGCCCAAAATATGTggattaataaaattaaatgaggCAGTGAACCAATGTGCAAATTCCACATGTGCAAGATTATTACAGGACTAAAACAGAAAGGAGTGTGGTTGAGACAGAAACTATAAAGCTGATAGTTCTCTGTTAGACAGAGGTGAGGTGTTGTGGCAACAGTTTGAGGAAGGCCCTTTTATTAACGTCATCACCACCCTTGTGCGTAAAGTAAGGTCCATAAAGAAATTGAGCTCTAAATTTAttgtggaagaacttgactggcCTGCACAGAGCCCTGAACTCAATCCCATCCAACACATCTGGAGCTGTGAGCTGGGGCTTCTCGCCCAACATCAATGGACGACCTCGCTAATGCTCCTGTGGCTGAAcgggagcaaatccctgcagccaggatCCAAAGTCTCTGGTGGAGAACATTCCCAAAACATGCTTGTTATAGCAGCATACAAATGGTCTACAATCATGTTTCAGTGTAATGATCcagtgtccacatacttttggtcATGTATATCTAGTAGGTTGCTGATTCATTCTGCtaaactgatttctttaactTCATGATGTGTGTCTCTTCAGAGATTTTCACAATAGGGGGCAATGCCTTTGGAGGCCCCTGTCAGTTCCCATTTAAGTTTGCGGAGAAGTGGTATGCTGAATGCACAAAGGAAGGTCGCTCAGATGGACAGCTGTGGTGTGCAACAGAGAGAGATTACGATAAAGTGAAGAAGTGGGGCTTTTGTCCCACCGAAGGTAAGAAACATCCATAATAACCAACATTCCTGAAGAATTCTTTCAACGAAACAATGCAGAATTGTCTTGtttgtctgtaatttctgtatcaTTGAGGAGGTCAGTGCTGACAGGTCTGGTTTCTgatcccctcctctccctcagcACAACAACACTACCACTTCCTCTCATGAGTTGTCAACACAGCACTGTCCTTATTTTCCTCTTCTCACAGGCCCGTCTTTCCCCTGCCGCTGCTCTAAAACTGGGGCAGGAAAGGGCCAGAAAAAGATAGCGAGCtcacttttattattgtttttttatgaaacacAGCACAGACAGGGGCGTATAGTTTTGAGACAATTATTATCCCTTAAAATCCATTCAGGTCAACATGTATTacactacttttacttcaggaAGTAAATCCGTTTCCCTCAGTTTGATCATTTGTGTCTGTACCATAATGCAGCATCCTCAGGTTGGGACACTGACCCGGTCACGGGGGTTCAGTATCAGAGGAACGTACAGTCAGTGTTGACCTGGCATCAGGCCAGGAAGAGCTGCCAGCAGCAGGGAGCCGACCTCCTCAGCATTGTCGAGCTACATGAGCAGTCATACATTTCAGGTACAACCTTGTATCCGTTACCCATACTACAATGTTATATCATTGAGCTTTTGTAAAACAATTGCATTATAATGTGTGGATTTATGCAGGGTTGACGAGTATTTTGGGAACATCTCTTTGGATCGGACTGAACAGCTTGGATTTTGAGAGCGGATGGCAGTGGAGCAACGGGAACCCGTTCAGATATTTAAACTGGGCTCCAGGTTAGTGAAGATGTAATATACTATGACAGGAGCAGGActtattaaaggggacatatcacaaaaaactcactttctcaGTGCTAgttcacatacatttgggtatctggagtgcctaccagccctcaaactgtgaaataagacgacccagtcagttttttgtgggttgtctagatcagaaaacatgtgattcaacaagccattcagatctggctccccttcctatgtcacatgcaggctcattagattATATCGCCTACAGCTTGAGATCTACCTTTGCAAAGTTGCACCATATTTTtgtcgcaagccaatcagagcagactgggctttttcaggagggggtcttaaagagacatgtgctaaaacgaagcgtttcagacagagggtgaataaagGTATAGTCAGACAGACCGCAtgagaaaaatattgttttttgaacattaaaggcctttgcacacattgtcgcacatttaaaaataagtaaGACCTCAACTTTCGTCCACCATCAAAGTTTTCAGTACAGCTTTgatttttctgagttttttcacATCCGTTAAAAGGCAAAGGATTTGACCGCTCAGAGCCACCATCCATGCAAACTTCATgatccaaaatggcatctgataaactTTCACTTCATCTCCcaacacaaagcactttacgataaagaaataaaagaatacagagacgCAGAATACAGAGACGCAGAATATAAAGACGATTGTGGccggtgattgcagaacagcttggaatcggggatggtcaaaaaaaaaaggatgttcAAAAGATTAGAccgtagtgattgtgctctagggagctaaacgatagcttcttgttaatgtcattcattcattaacccCCTTTAAAGACTTttaagaatgtaaacatgttctagtagaaaccgaaaatacaagtatgaacctggaaatgagcatgatatgtcccctttaatgtcacTAGCTGCATGATAACAGTAAGCTTCTTAAATGATTACATATGTGCAGTTTTTGTTACAAATGCTTCTCatgaattattaatgaaattttacattaaaaacaaataatgcatGGATTGATGTTTCCAACAGGTCATCCCTCGTCAGAGCCCGGGCTCACCTGTGCAACCCTAAATGCCGCAAAAGTCTCGAAATGGGAGAGCAGCGCCTGCACCAAGAAACTTGGTTACATTTGTCGCAAAGGCAACTCTACCAGTCTGCCTGCACCACcaagtaaaataatataactCCAAATGATCTGGCTTATTATTAGAGTGAGTCTTCATAGTACAAACCGAATACGTTTTCTCACCTCTTTTGGTCTCTACCTACAGGCAATGACCAGCCCAGCTTCTGCCCGAGTCACTGGGTTCCATACGCCGGTAACTGTTACTCTCTGCAGAGGAGTAAAAAGATGTGGAAGGACGCTTTGGCTGCGTGTCGCAAAGAGGGAGGAGATCTGGCCAGCATACACAATATAGAAGAGCAGAGCTTCGTCATATCTCAGTCTGGATACTGTAAGTGTGCTATAAGTATTTTCTTTCCagtgattttagttttttacaaCAATCATCTACAGTATgctgtagggatgtcacaataccagaaatgtagtagtcaat
Coding sequences:
- the LOC119480922 gene encoding transmembrane protein 236-like; translation: MLVEADNALVRGLTSPRRDRGRLTATTAPVSLPSFSFYELHSMGSGRTLKFALCEVLQFAGLCVPLFIVMQRFAVIVALVKTSTQPPGDGSTAYWLIVASSIAYVTSTALLVWVPMKYMVFVKKKFLIGRKKWRPVALVYVILSTLPCFAFLIASSEVQINNNMKHDTFTELPVSLVLFSLICIDVVERIRYCRLTGQANDMERDADIPSTVLTHVEQVTPVTPISPAVPGPAVPGQAGPTPMQPGGSQHNDRNQNQNGPGARPETNGTVPGIPGNPGRPFSISGLSSRSASNTAYHLSPYAYTGPLRFLCASDARADVFVDSFIFWMDTVEMVRVAGHPLVYYSGWVFPIYIFSYLSCLRVVVMPHSPLLSSLGVAVQDFPFFFVRVGLIAFFGFVTPILYLMKNLLVCLAFVYFNFMTRLRVFNTERMFF